One Gemmatimonadaceae bacterium genomic region harbors:
- a CDS encoding YdcF family protein: MAPIARFRQSAELPSQGALVALLILAAAWLIGIPEALGVARPATIPVVLVLGLLLGRWALRWLYVVLAIVAVLVAVAAWTPVVPQLAAPFVRSDRVNLDSVDAVFVFSGTVNSRGLVMGEALDRLLTGIALRARRPALPLVVSNVRADERSTAAASAADQRALIALVPASGPVEWIDSVASTRDEAVRLTRRAFQARWRRVAVVTSPMHSRRACATVETLGLAVTCVVAPWRPSGWPARAPAERLLVMRRLTYETLAWIQYRVTGWAHWS; encoded by the coding sequence CTCGTGGCGCTGCTCATCCTTGCCGCGGCGTGGCTGATCGGGATACCGGAAGCCCTCGGCGTTGCACGGCCGGCCACGATTCCCGTGGTGCTGGTGCTCGGCCTGCTGCTGGGGCGCTGGGCGCTGCGGTGGTTGTACGTGGTCCTGGCGATCGTGGCGGTGCTCGTCGCCGTCGCCGCCTGGACACCCGTCGTGCCGCAGCTGGCCGCACCGTTCGTGCGCAGTGACCGTGTGAACCTCGATTCGGTGGATGCCGTCTTCGTCTTCTCGGGCACCGTGAACTCACGCGGGCTGGTGATGGGCGAGGCGCTCGACCGTCTGCTCACCGGCATCGCGTTGCGGGCGCGCCGGCCGGCGCTGCCGCTGGTCGTCAGCAACGTGCGGGCGGACGAGCGCAGCACCGCTGCCGCGTCGGCGGCTGATCAGCGGGCGCTGATCGCACTCGTCCCTGCCAGCGGCCCGGTGGAGTGGATCGACTCAGTGGCCTCGACGCGGGACGAGGCCGTGCGCCTGACGCGCCGCGCATTCCAGGCCCGCTGGCGGCGTGTGGCGGTGGTCACCTCGCCGATGCACTCGCGCCGGGCCTGCGCCACGGTGGAGACCCTGGGCCTTGCCGTGACCTGCGTGGTGGCGCCGTGGCGCCCCTCCGGCTGGCCCGCGCGCGCACCGGCCGAGCGGCTGCTGGTGATGCGGCGCCTCACCTACGAGACGCTGGCATGGATCCAGTACCGGGTCACCGGCTGGGCGCACTGGTCGTGA